A single Populus alba chromosome 7, ASM523922v2, whole genome shotgun sequence DNA region contains:
- the LOC118029099 gene encoding polygalacturonase, translating into MAKIVVYYVLLSFFYSFQLSNAASTTHNVIKFGAKPDGKTDATQPFLKAWSAACRSATPSTIYVPKGRYLLKAIVFGGPCKNKITVLIGGTLVAPPDYRALGNSGYWILFIKVNRVSVFGGTLDAKGAGFWACRKSRQNCPVGARSITFNWANDILISGLTSINSQSAHLVINSCKKVVVRNVRTIAPDQSPNTDGIHVQGSNGVSITGSTLQTGDDCISIGPGTRNMLMSGIKCGPGHGISIGSLGKEFNEDGVENIMVTNSVFSGSDNGVRIKSWARPSKGFVRKVVYQNLIMKNVQNPIIVDQNYCPDNKGCPRQTSGVKISQVTYKNIQGTSATAEAVTFDCSPSNPCRRIRLQDIRLAYNNKAATSSCKNVRGTSAGVLMPESCV; encoded by the exons ATGGCCAAGATTGTTGTTTATTATGTACTACTCTCCTTCTTCTACTCCTTTCAACTGTCAAACGCAGCTTCTACAACCCATAATGTGATCAAGTTTGGTGCAAAACCAGATGGCAAGACTGACGCCACCCAACCCTTTCTGAAGGCATGGTCAGCTGCATGCAGATCCGCTACTCCGTCCACAATTTACGTGCCTAAAGGAAGGTACTTGCTAAAGGCAATAGTGTTTGGGGGTCCGTGCAAGAATAAAATTACGGTTCTGATAGGTGGAACCCTTGTAGCTCCTCCAGATTATCGTGCCCTAGGCAACTCAGGGTACTGGATTTTGTTCATCAAGGTTAATCGAGTGTCTGTCTTTGGAGGCACCCTTGATGCTAAAGGTGCTGGCTTCTGGGCTTGCAGGAAATCTCGACAGAATTGTCCTGTTGGAGCTAGG TCGATAACATTCAACTGGGCAAATGACATCCTGATTAGCGGCTTGACGTCTATCAACAGTCAATCAGCTCACCTTGTTATCAACAGCTGCAAGAAAGTTGTGGTCCGAAATGTAAGGACAATTGCACCAGACCAAAGCCCCAACACTGATGGCATTCACGTGCAAGGATCGAACGGAGTTTCAATCACAGGCAGCACACTTCAGACGGGAGATGACTGCATATCAATTGGTCCGGGCACTAGGAACATGCTGATGAGCGGCATTAAGTGTGGCCCTGGACATGGTATCAg CATTGGAAGTCTAGGCAAGGAATTCAACGAGGATGGAGTGGAAAACATAATGGTAACAAATTCAGTCTTCAGTGGCTCAGACAATGGTGTAAGGATAAAATCATGGGCCAGACCCAGCAAAGGGTTTGTGAGGAAGGTTGTCTATCAAAACCTGATTATGAAGAATGTTCAGAACCCAATCATCGTCGACCAAAATTATTGCCCTGACAACAAAGGTTGTCCTCGTCAG ACTTCTGGGGTGAAGATTAGTCAGGTGACATACAAAAACATACAAGGAACATCAGCAACAGCAGAGGCAGTAACATTTGACTGCAGCCCTAGTAATCCATGCAGACGAATCAGATTACAAGACATAAGACTTGCTTACAATAATAAAGCAGCCACATCATCATGCAAGAACGTACGTGGAACAAGCGCTGGAGTGCTCATGCCTGAGAGTTGTGTGTAA